One region of Leishmania panamensis strain MHOM/PA/94/PSC-1 chromosome 28 sequence genomic DNA includes:
- a CDS encoding endonuclease/exonuclease/phosphatase-like protein (TriTrypDB/GeneDB-style sysID: LpmP.28.0970), with protein sequence MPESNGEATEGRGTVGGPRPGNQQNRAYVPEHPTRSRTTMPSRSKAFSLVTATPDVNFSDYEPLQTPQNRTRLPVTSNNGDERPLQRGSESGLSSLAEIENSYNGPDASVASEEQPLPMLATLVLSTTSSVSKSTGNTGVGVESGPGRSGTAITGAATTTTSISPGTSFAGRSMTLLERRNKRERSALSLSCLSGLNVETLQESMRDTSVVLNSEKSPVPVLKGWSKTVASAALLSDYAMPSVHASSSRAPHSTAAASARPTTSQFHAQAPRRPISSDDGSSNPTSTSDSRTVDAIPGALKVIGYNILASRLASTDLYPTCPPSVLSEEYRLGLIKEELRRVDPDILLLEEISVAVHERTLGPYLRSALGMEGHHVVITDPDGTPRCTPLTQPSKAAAVLSPGPPTLFGIPCSSERKSSSASITATLTGATTCSGDASARRGMASGATSSSTDVDRGNGPHHLPPLTEPCSSRRSSRCDSSVGVSRFSASSCGTPGIWPKRGEAAQLQHLEQVSLPSQEMSRSSLEERQANSKAVSNEDSMQHSYGSIGFTQGTAERAKRQTSSQLVGPTVPVLTMGSGAPPATLCAEKAAEGALEHRRVEMDGVSIFFKAARFRVLEVIPVLFNRLAAAEKRLTRYERNKLQVNSHNVALVVVLQDMQVIGVSRVYVVAAVHLIWQRINAQLWQAHQLLRVVEELKHKYSKAYVDLVYPSGRGSMVYDSAITQPPSVIDTPLLREGTRRHMQDDVVPQPPLVTPLPLQLPRTPPARRQSMVPSRTTTEASDLAGDSGCSSFFKAIAADRMPGRYASVCSAATSFPATAVTCIIGGDFNSERSGSVMEYLRTGRVPGGTEVMEYWRAPQLESPVPVDHTDRRVTGEATGSDAVNAPHPTSQLPPRVPPPTLSGVLSAARQELISPYPRHSKDSPLSSMGSPPSMLVRRATQSPPPSAEGTTVSAAATGGRSGEGLCHLQPCTPLSKRPSNPYPIRVSDGALSTFNEAADPLLRRQDSATDLTVAASTSLRKSGGAQSRQPAKEALDFNRGCPSPTPSSFTNDFVDTPSCDDGGDRSPPTVAATPLKYVLCSVPPRVARCGSLDAQSPLPRPSRLTKTSATVGTVSPASALQSLSSALQEGDCAACPVNHCSCARRRISPDINTESSTLDHSGSHSVSENGSVLSTALATSCTMRLAEHTRHDTLSLEFGEPDWEDEESRGRTPMSDQATDGTSSVQPSPSQGHMAGWGDASGVVEKAEWNEKRRYRIHKMASLADANGISRGRDSSMGMNLGPRLNEPPFSSYSDMRTPACPRSRPKRQPAGATPGARTPHPISPQVVRHFPLQESPQPLSETEYDTTFFNVSTSSPPTSLMYLPFLISDSANTPTSLPVSLIDDVMHAIRLSDAYAPYCYRHPSSVSAVNPSTNGEGRVLDHILYEDEHVVCGGVLRLGELQEIPNARVPSDHYMIGSVLIPTQELHWA encoded by the coding sequence ATGCCGGAGTCAAACGGGGAGGCGACGGAGGGTCGGGGAACTGTCGGCGGTCCACGCCCTGGCAACCAACAGAACAGAGCGTACGTCCCAGAACACCCTACCCGATCCCGGACTACCATGCCGAGCCGCAGCAAAGCCTTCAGCCTTGTCACCGCCACACCGGATGTAAATTTCAGCGACTACGAACCGCTGCAGACTCCACAGAACAGGACAAGGCTCCCTGTGACGTCGAATAACGGCGACGAGCGGCCGTTGCAGCGGGGCTCTGAGTCCGGGTTGTCGAGTCTTGCCGAGATTGAAAATTCGTACAACGGCCCAGACGCCTCGGTCGCCTCCGaagagcagccgctgcccaTGCTGGCAACACTAgtcctctccaccacctcgagcGTTAGCAAGTCAACAGGCAACACAGGAGTTGGTGTAGAGAGCGGCCCCGGCAGGTCAGGTACCGCCATCACTGGTGCCGCAACGACGACCACAAGCATCAGCCCGGGCACCTCGTTTGCTGGTCGCTCTATGACGCTACTTGAGCGTCGCAACAAGCGCGAGCGCAGCGCCTTGAGCCTCTCATGCTTGTCAGGGTTGAATGTAGAGACACTTCAGGAGAGCATGCGGGACACGAGCGTTGTACTCAATTCTGAAAAATCACCTGTCCCCGTGTTGAAGGGATGGTCCAAGACGGTCGCctcagcggcactgctgagTGACTACGCCATGCCATCTGTGCACGCATCGTCCTCTCGCGCACCTCACTCaactgctgcagcgagtgCGCGGCCTACCACCAGCCAATTTCACGCTCAGGCGCCGCGACGTcccatcagcagcgacgacggcagcagcaaccccACTTCCACCTCGGATTCCAGAACGGTCGACGCGATCCCTGGTGCGCTAAAGGTGATTGGCTACAACATCCTGGCGAGCCGACTAGCGTCCACCGACTTGTATCCCACCTGTCCGCCCTCGGTACTGAGTGAAGAGTACCGACTAGGCTTAATCAAGGAGGAGCTCCGCCGCGTTGACCCGGACATCCTGCTCTTGGAGGAGATTAGCGTGGCGGTGCACGAGCGCACCCTCGGGCCTTACTTGAGGTCGGCGCTCGGGATGGAAGGGCATCACGTTGTCATCACTGACCCCGACGGCACTCCTCGCTGCACTCCGCTGACGCAGCCCTCcaaggcagcagctgtgctgtCGCCTGGCCCTCCGACCCTTTTTGGTAttccctgcagcagcgagaggaagtCAAGCTCAGCGAGCATCACGGCCACACTAACCGGAGCGACCACGTGCAGCGGAGACGCTTCCGCACGGCGTGGCATGGCAAGCGGTGCCACGAGCAGTTCCACAGATGTAGACAGAGGCAACGGACCGCACCATCTGCCACCGCTCACCGAGCCGTGCTCGAGCCGCCGCTCCAGTAGGTGTGACAGCAGCGTTGGGGTGTCTCGGTTTTCCGCATCCTCGTGCGGCACTCCGGGCATTTGGCCGAAGCgtggagaggcggcgcagcttcagcactTGGAACAGGTCAGCCTGCCGTCACAGGAGATGTCGCGCTCCTCCCTCGAGGAAAGGCAGGCCAATTCTAAAGCAGTGTCGAACGAGGACTCGATGCAGCACAGCTACGGCTCAATAGGATTCACCCAAGGCACTGCAGAGCGGGCGAAGCGGCAGACAAGTTCGCAGCTGGTGGGGCCGACAGTGCCGGTGTTGACGATGGGGTCTGGAGCGCCGCCAGCCACACTTTGCGCGGAGAAGGCAGCTGAGGGGGCCCTCGAACACCGCCGAGTAGAGATGGACGGAGTTAGCATTTTTTTCAAAGCAGCACGATTCCGCGTACTGGAGGTGATACCAGTGCTCTTCAACCGTCTCGCTGCGGCAGAAAAGCGACTCACCCGCTACGAGCGCAACAAGCTTCAGGTGAACTCGCACAACGTAGCGCTCGTAGTGGTGCTGCAAGACATGCAGGTGATTGGAGTGTCTCGCGTATAcgtggtggctgctgtgcatcTCATCTGGCAGCGGATCAACGCGCAGCTATGGCAGGCACATCAACTTCTCCGCGTCGTGGAAGAGCTTAAGCACAAGTACTCCAAGGCCTACGTGGACCTCGTCTACCCAAGTGGGCGAGGCTCCATGGTGTACGACAGCGCGATCACCCAGCCGCCCAGCGTCATCGATACCCCTCTACTGCGAGAGGGAACGCGGCGCCACATGCAGGACGACGTCGTACCTCAGCCTCCGTTAGTAACGCCActaccgctgcagctgccgcgcacgcCTCCTGCACGGCGCCAAAGCATGGTACCCAGCCGCACTACTACTGAAGCCTCCGACCTGGCAGGAGACAGCGGCTGTAGCAGCTTCTTCAAAGCCATCGCGGCCGATCGCATGCCCGGTCGGTACGCGAGTGTGTGCTCTGCCGCTACTTCATTCCCCGCAACGGCCGTCACATGCATTATCGGCGGCGACTTTAACTCGGAGCGCAGCGGATCGGTTATGGAGTACCTGCGCACCGGCAGAGTGCCGGGCGGGACGGAGGTGATGGAGTACTGGCGAGCGCCGCAGTTAGAGTCGCCGGTGCCGGTCGACCACACGGATAGGCGGGTCACTGGTGAGGCGACCGGCAGTGACGCGGTGAATGCGCCGCACCCCACCTCTCAACTCCCACCAAGGGTGCCTCCACCAACACTGTCTGGTGTGCTCAGCGCCGCGAGACAGGAGCTGATCAGCCCCTACCCACGCCACTCTAAGGACTCCCCTCTATCTTCAATGGGCTCGCCGCCCTCGAtgctggtgcgccgcgcGACCCAGTCTCCACCCCCCAGCGCCGAGGGCACCACTGTtagtgctgcagcgaccgGCGGGAGGTCAGGGGAAGGCCTCTGCCACCTTCAACCATGCACCCCGCTTAGCAAGCGGCCATCCAATCCTTACCCTATCCGTGTCTCGGACGGGGCACTGTCCACGTTCAATGAAGCAGCCGATCCACTGCTCAGAAGGCAAGACAGTGCAACGGATTTAACCGTCGCCGCCTCGACATCCCTGCGAAAGTCTGGCGGCGCGCAGAGTCGACAGCCCGCCAAAGAGGCCCTCGACTTCAACCGTGGATGCCCCTCCCCTACTCCATCGTCGTTCACCAATGACTTTGTCGACACGCCGAGCTgcgatgatggtggtgaCAGAAGCCCTCCAACGGTGGCCGCGACGCCACTGAAGTATGTGCTGTGTTCCGTACCGCCGAGGGTTGCTCGCTGTGGCAGCTTGGACGCTCagtcaccactgccgcgtcCCTCACGGTTGACGAAGACGAGTGCTACTGTAGGTACTGTCTCCCCAGCCTCTGCACTACAGAGCTTGTCGTCTGCGTTGCAGGAAGGAGACTGCGCTGCCTGTCCCGTAAACCACTGCTCCTGTGCACGGCGACGCATCTCACCGGACATCAACACCGAGAGTAGTACGCTGGACCACTCCGGTAGTCACAGTGTCAGCGAGAACGGGAGTGTGCTGAGCACTGCACTCGCAACGAGCTGCACGATGCGACTCGCCGAGCACACTCGCCACGACACGCTAAGTCTGGAGTTCGGCGAGCCTGACtgggaggacgaggagagtCGCGGCCGGACCCCCATGTCAGACCAGGCAACCGACGGTACATCCTCGGTGCAGCCAAGCCCCTCTCAAGGTCACATGGCAGGGTGGGGTGATGCGAGCGGGGTCGTAGAGAAGGCCGAGTGGAACGAAAAGCGGCGGTATCGCATCCATAAGATGGCAAGCCTCGCAGATGCGAACGGCATCAGCAGGGGTAGGGACTCTTCAATGGGCATGAACTTGGGACCGAGGTTGAATGAGCCCCCGTTCTCCTCCTACAGCGACATGAGGACGCCGGCTTGCCCGCGATCACGCCCGAAGCGGCAGCCCGCTGGAGCCACCCCCGGTGCCAGAACACCACACCCTATTTCGCCCCAAGTGGTGCGTCATTTTCCCTTGCAGGagtcgccgcagccgctctcAGAGACAGAGTACGATACCACGTTCTTCAACGTGTCTACCTCCTCACCGCCGACGTCCCTCATGTACCTGCCTTTCCTCATCTCCGACAGCGCCAACACCCCGACCAGCCTGCCAGTGTCTCTCATTGACGACGTGATGCATGCGATCCGCTTGAGCGACGCCTATGCCCCGTACTGCTACCGCCATCCCTCGAGTGTTTCAGCGGTGAACCCGTCCACGAATGGGGAGGGTAGGGTACTTGACCACATACTATACGAGGATGAGCACGTGGTGTGCGGCGGGGTGTTACGGCTGggcgagctgcaggagatTCCAAACGCACGAGTGCCGAGCGACCACTACATGATCGGGAGTGTGCTGATCCCCACCCAGGAGTTGCACTGGGCTTGA
- a CDS encoding hypothetical protein (TriTrypDB/GeneDB-style sysID: LpmP.28.0960), with protein sequence MSCQPRSKAAEAANAASQAKTAAQLRMEVKLLENAIDNRKLLFLDLCEKCGASVAAGSSADWVTPPEDPEAEERRLTNRNAFLRDELQALDTMERQYTSDPRVRDKRNEVRLVQMQIAQVEQEVSTLQEVKRRRDKGLRAIGRTEEQARRMRGQQHEMNSEMREEVRQLTESLRELEKMDMEMHARCARLQDQVKLSVTDADVERLQQEMQRQNIEIGKLTAREDMWRKQRASVREEDHRIVAKYHRECARLAEEAERLQALLSQKDLELKRSYDLVRRFGGVPGARMSGVSGGGDDEELGDSLPVS encoded by the coding sequence ATGAGCTGTCAGCCGCGCTCCAAGGCCGCAGAGGCTGCCAATGCCGCGTCTCAAGCGAAGACCGCTGCCCAGCTGCGGATGGAGGTTAAGCTGCTGGAGAACGCCATCGACAATCGCAAGCTTCTCTTCCTGGATCTGTGCGAGAAGTGCGGTGCGTCGGTGGCCGCGGGAAGCTCAGCTGATTGGGTAACGCCACCTGAAGATCCTGAAGCAGAGGAACGTCGACTCACAAACCGAAACGCATTCCTGCGTGATGAACTTCAAGCTTTAGACACCATGGAGCGGCAGTACACCAGTGATCCGCGGGTACGCGACAAGCGCAACGAGGTACGACTGGTGCAGATGCAGATTGCACAGGTAGAGCAAGAGGTGAGtacgctgcaggaggtgaagaggcggcgcgACAAGGGGCTGCGCGCGATTGGGCGCACTGAGGAACAAGCTCGACGAATGCGCGGACAGCAGCACGAGATGAATTCGGAGATGCGGGAGGAGGTACGGCAGCTGACGGAGTCGCTTCGGGAACTAGAAAAGATGGACATGGAGATGCATGCGCGGTGCGCGAGGCTTCAAGATCAGGTGAAGCTCTCCGTTACAGACGCCGATGTCGAGAGACTACAACAAGagatgcagcggcagaaCATAGAGATTGGAAAACTTACCGCCAGGGAGGACATGTGGCGGAAGCAACGTGCATCGGTGCGTGAGGAGGACCACCGCATAGTTGCGAAGTACCACCGGGAATGCGCGAGGCTAGCcgaggaggcagagcgcCTCCAGGCGCTTCTGTCTCAGAAGGATTTGGAGCTGAAGCGGAGTTATGACCTGGTAAGACGCTTTGGTGGCGTGCCCGGTGCTAGGATGAGTGGCGtcagcggcggaggtgatgaTGAGGAGTTGGGGGACTCGCTGCCCGTCTCTTAG
- a CDS encoding hypothetical protein (TriTrypDB/GeneDB-style sysID: LpmP.28.0990), whose product MLSSCTALYARALVDRKSPKLWGAPGAPIIRMRGHHVTWKFQSYDIFVEHTHRRRNSDIRLLHYLGKHCPHPQKSLWSPDTPVTQDRHLFMLTTVDVDAFKYWFGVKRCRLSVGPWNILAKSGLLPPSYKQNSKLMPKPIFDKEHLMRYYLANRKDRWQMEREDYLSYKNSLVKSPEERAAERPVAPFL is encoded by the coding sequence ATGCTTTCGTCATGCACGGCGCTGTACGCGCGTGCCCTGGTGGATCGCAAGTCCCCAAAGCTCTGGGGAGCACCCGGCGCGCCGATTATTCGCATGCGCGGTCACCACGTAACGTGGAAGTTTCAGTCGTATGATATTTTTGtcgaacacacgcaccggcGTCGCAACTCCGACATTCGTCTTCTGCACTACCTAGGCAAGCACTGCCCTCACCCGCAAAAGTCGTTGTGGTCGCCTGACACACCAGTTACGCAGGACCGTCACTTGTTTATGTTGACCACTGTTGACGTGGACGCCTTCAAGTACTGGTTTGGTGTCAAGCGATGCCGTCTTTCCGTAGGCCCCTGGAACATTCTCGCTAAATCGGGGCTTCTCCCGCCCTCTTACAAGCAGAACTCAAAGCTCATGCCGAAGCCGATCTTCGACAAGGAGCACTTGATGAGGTACTACTTGGCGAACCGAAAAGATCGGTGGCAGATGGAGCGGGAGGACTACTTAAGCTACAAAAATAGCCTGGTGAAGTCGCCCGAGGAGCGCGCTGCGGAGCGGCCGGTGGCACCCTTTTTGTAG
- a CDS encoding hypothetical protein (TriTrypDB/GeneDB-style sysID: LpmP.28.0980), producing the protein MTLSRKADTVAGFRAEDNVFNTDDFKHALDIIVNLGNPPSAKSADGVYWLFELAFHCKKVLWDDWIASSQSDAFREFTESDRFRQAQGLLVKVLDMDGDGKITPKDFQIMYDTQLTPALDRRQGILNKWLPFTGQCVFGFVVGLDIGTRALNAYKGKYWIAGTGILAYTCVQSLAQQNSLNRNALENVFREKVRQLMDVNGDGEINLKDINALVENRMRFMATRLGLGGFSPGAAGYASLALGFLLGVRVI; encoded by the coding sequence ATGACTCTTTCCAGAAAGGCAGACACTGTTGCGGGCTTCCGCGCCGAGGATAATGTGTTCAACACGGATGACTTCAAACACGCGTTGGACATAATCGTCAACCTTGGCAATCCCCCCAGCGCCAAGAGCGCGGATGGCGTCTACTGGCTCTTCGAGCTCGCTTTCCACTGTAAGAAGGTCCTCTGGGATGACTGGATCGCCAGCAGTCAGAGTGACGCTTTTCGGGAGTTCACAGAAAGCGATAGGTTTCGTCAAGCTCAAGGCCTGCTCGTGAAGGTGCTGGACATGGATGGGGATGGCAAGATCACCCCGAAGGACTTTCAGATCATGTACGATACCCAGCTTACTCCTGCCCTTGACCGCAGGCAGGGCATCCTCAACAAATGGCTGCCGTTCACCGGACAGTGTGTCTTCGGTTTCGTAGTGGGCCTCGACATAGGGACGCGGGCGCTCAACGCCTACAAGGGCAAGTACTGGATTGCTGGCACCGGCATCCTCGCGTATACCTGTGTGCAGTCTCTAGCACAGCAGAACAGTCTAAATCGAAATGCCCTGGAAAACGTCTTCCGGGAGAAGGTGCGTCAGTTGATGGACGTGAACGGGGACGGTGAGATTAACCTGAAGGACATCAACGCCCTCGTGGAAAACCGCATGCGCTTCATGGCAACAAGGCTAGGCCTCGGAGGCTTCTCGCCGGGAGCGGCCGGATACGCATCCCTCGCACTAGGTTTTCTGCTCGGCGTTCGTGTCATCTAA
- a CDS encoding hypothetical protein (TriTrypDB/GeneDB-style sysID: LpmP.28.0940), translating into MKTKLSVAPRKARKKISFNANRNKVRFIRVPPRSQNRKFWFTETQRIVKKGLNFEVEPEIMIEVNIECRMQITALARKPLSQLGKGPAANGIEGAAASSSLASLAKRSYIELEETDPLFLPDARKRNRWQCVGSVSSGEMTKVRIVMPPGSYRMRCTGGDVVQVFAQSWDIERELI; encoded by the coding sequence ATGAAGACGAAATTGAGCGTTGCGCCGCGGAAGGCGCGGAAGAAAATCTCCTTCAATGCTAACCGCAACAAGGTGCGCTTCATTCGCGTTCCTCCACGCTCGCAGAACCGCAAGTTCTGGTTCACTGAAACGCAGCGCATTGTCAAGAAGGGACTTAACTTTGAGGTGGAGCCGGAGATCATGATTGAGGTAAACATTGAGTGTAGGATGCAGATCACAGCGTTAGCACGTAAACCGCTATCCCAGTTAGGCAAGGGGCCAGCAGCCAACGGTATTGagggcgccgccgcctcctcgtccctcGCGTCGCTGGCAAAGCGTAGCTACATTGAGTTGGAAGAGACCGACCCACTCTTTCTGCCTGATGCACGGAAGCGTAATCGATGGCAGTGCGTTGGCTCTGTCAGTTCGGGGGAGATGACGAAGGTCAGGATTGTGATGCCGCCTGGCAGCTACCGCATGCGGTGCACGGGTGGGGATGTGGTGCAGGTCTTCGCACAGTCCTGGGATATTGAGCGAGAATTGATTTAG
- a CDS encoding ribonucleoside-diphosphate reductase large chain, putative (TriTrypDB/GeneDB-style sysID: LpmP.28.0950), with product MSDSAPLIIKRNGETQTYDASKIRRRFERVMEGLDSDHLDVDMLTENVTRGLTDQIRYDKLDELVAQTAAYSVTKHPDYGRMGGRLCTTSLHKQTSESLLETFRLLHDHVTVQTHRPAPLIADDVWEVMQQHHKELQSMIDYSRDLNFEFFGYKTLERSYLLRIETGRGEMRIVERPQQMFMRVALGIHGRDLNNVRETYNLMSMGFFTHATPTLFNAGTPKPQMSSCFLVASKDDSIDGIYDTLKECAVISKAAGGIGLHVHNIRAAGSYIAGTNGTSNGLVPMLRVFNNTARYVDQGGGKRKGAFAVYLEPWHADVFGFLLLKRNTGKDDQRARDLFYALWIPDLFMKRVKSEGRWTLMDPNTCPGLSDCHGEAFERLYERYEAEGRGVKTIQAQEVWFAILESQIETGGPFILYKDACNSKSNQKNLGTIKCSNLCTEIVEYTSPEETAVCNLASIALPRFVDVEKREFNHQLLYAVTKQITRNLNRVIDRNYYPVETARRSNMRNRPIGLGVQGLADTFILMRLPFVSAEAQRVNAEIFETIYFAAVESSMELAKEEGPYKTFKDSPASEGILQFDMWKNARPNSGRWDWASLKEKVMQVGIRNSLLVSPMPTASTSQILGNNECFEPFTSNIYVRRVLSGEFPVVNKYLVMDLIARGLWNEQMRNEIISYNGSILNIDGIPDDLKELYRTVWEIPQRKLIDMARDRGQYIDQSQSLNLFLQSPTSGQITSMLFYGWEAGLKTGVYYLRTKAAADAIKFTVDAKRLKEIQEKESSQQTMSSPRVSQPEECLNCGS from the coding sequence ATGTCCGATTCGGCGCCACTGATCATCAAGCGCAATGGCGAGACGCAAACGTACGATGCTTCCAAGATTCGCCGCCGCTTTGAACGGGTGATGGAGGGACTCGACAGCGACCATCTTGATGTGGACATGCTGACGGAGAACGTGACTCGCGGCTTGACGGACCAAATCCGCTACGACAAACTGGACGAGCTCGTGGCGCAAACGGCGGCGTACTCGGTCACGAAGCACCCCGACTATGGTCGCATGGGCGGTCGCCTGTGCACAACATCCCTGCACAAGCAGACAAGTgagtcgctgctggagacgTTCCGCCTTCTGCACGACCATGTCACGGTGCAGACACACCGTCCCGCCCCCCTCATCGCCGACGATGTGTGggaggtgatgcagcagcaccacaagGAGCTGCAAAGCATGATCGACTACTCCCGTGATTTGAACTTCGAGTTCTTTGGGTACAAGACACTGGAGCGCTCGTACCTGCTACGCATCGAGACGGGAAGGGGTGAGATGCGGATTGTGGAGCGGCCTCAGCAGATGTTTATGCGTGTCGCCCTTGGCATCCACGGCAGAGATCTCAACAACGTGCGTGAGACGTACAATCTGATGTCGATGGGCTTTTTCACCCACGCCACTCCAACCCTCTTCAACGCTGGCACCCCGAAGCCGCAAATGAGCTCGTGCTTCCTGGTGGCGTCGAAGGACGACAGCATCGACGGCATCTACGATACGCTGAAGGAGTGCGCCGTGATCAGCAAGGCGGCCGGCGGCATTGGTCTGCATGTGCACAACATCCGCGCCGCCGGCAGCTACATTGCTGGAACCAACGGCACGTCGAACGGACTCGTACCAATGCTGCGCGTCTTCAACAACACTGCCCGCTACGTAGACCAGGGCGGCGGTAAGCGCAAGGGCGCCTTCGCCGTCTATCTCGAGCCCTGGCATGCCGATGTCTTTGGTTTCCTGTTGCTGAAGCGCAACACGGGCAAGGATGACCAGCGCGCCCGTGACCTCTTCTACGCGTTGTGGATCCCGGACTTGTTCATGAAGCGTGTCAAAAGTGAGGGGCGGTGGACGCTGATGGACCCTAACACGTGCCCGGGCCTCAGCGACTGCCATGGCGAGGCGTTCGAGCGGCTCTACGAGCGCTACGAGGCGGAAGGCCGCGGTGTCAAGACGATCcaggcgcaggaggtgtGGTTTGCCATCCTGGAGTCTCAGATCGAGACGGGCGGGCCATTCATCCTGTACAAGGATGCATGCAACAGCAAGTCAAACCAGAAGAACCTTGGGACGATCAAGTGCTCGAACCTGTGCACTGAAATTGTCGAGTACACGTCGCCGGAGGAGACGGCCGTATGCAACCTCGCCTCCatcgcgctgccgcgcttcGTCGACGTTGAAAAGCGCGAGTTCAACCACCAGCTTCTCTACGCCGTGACGAAGCAGATCACGCGCAACCTAAACCGTGTTATTGACCGCAACTACTACCCAGTCGAGacagcgcgccgcagcaacaTGCGCAACCGTCCCATCGGTCTTGGTGTACAGGGCCTCGCTGACACCTTTATCCTCATGCGACTGCCGTTCGTctcggcggaggcgcagcgggtgAATGCGGAGATCTTCGAGACCATCTACTTCGCCGCGGTCGAGTCGTCGATGGAGCTcgcaaaggaggagggaccGTACAAGACCTTCAAGGACAGCCCGGCAAGCGAGGGCATTCTGCAGTTCGATATGTGGAAGAACGCGCGGCCGAACAGCGGTCGCTGGGACTGGGCCAGCCTCAAAGAGAAGGTCATGCAGGTAGGCATACGCAACTCACTGCTGGTGTCCCCCATGCCAACCGCGTCCACCTCGCAGATTCTCGGCAACAACGAGTGTTTCGAACCCTTCACCTCGAATATATACGTCCGCCGTGTGCTGAGCGGCGAGTTCCCTGTGGTGAACAAGTACCTCGTCATGGACCTCATCGCGCGTGGCCTGTGGAATGAGCAAATGCGCAACGAAATCATCTCTTACAATGGTTCGATCCTCAACATTGACGGCATCCCAGATGACCTAAAGGAGCTTTACCGGACCGTGTGGGAGATCCCGCAGCGCAAGTTGATCGACATGGCACGCGACCGCGGCCAATACATCGACCAGTCCCAATCACTGAACCTCTTTCTTCAGAGCCCCACCTCTGGCCAGATCACGTCCATGCTCTTCTACGGCTGGGAGGCTGGACTGAAGACTGGTGTCTACTATCTACGCACTAAAGCCGCGGCGGACGCGATCAAGTTCACTGTGGACGCGAAGCGTTTGAAGGAGATccaggagaaggagagctCGCAGCAGACAATGTCCTCGCCCCGCGTTTCGCAACCCGAGGAGTGCCTGAACTGCGGATCCTAA